A genomic region of Solanum dulcamara chromosome 2, daSolDulc1.2, whole genome shotgun sequence contains the following coding sequences:
- the LOC129876615 gene encoding calcium-dependent lipid-binding protein-like: MGLISGILMGMIFGVCLMAAWKYTTSYRSTKRISKAVEVNLMGSLSRDDLKKMCGDNFPQWISFPVYEQVKWLNKQLSKLWPFVAEAAEAIIKESVEPLLEDYRPPGITSLKFSKLSLGTVSPKIEGIRVQKFKKDQITMDIDLRWGGDPNIVLGVQAAMVASIPIQLKDLQLYTIVRVIFQLDEEIPCISAVVVALLSEPKPRIDYTLKAIGGSLTALPGISDMIDDTVNSIVTDMLEWPHRIVVPIDVAVDTSDLELKPQGKLIVTIVRGSSLKNHEMIGKSDPYAVVYIRPLFKLKTKTINNNLNPVWDQTFELIAEDKETQSLILEVFDKDVGQDQRMGVTKLPLNELVAENPKEIELRLLPKLDMLRVKDKKDRGTITVKVLYHEFNKEEQLASLDAEKKILEERKRLKAEGVIGSTMDALDGAASIVGSGVGMVGTGLGAGVGIVGTGLGAGAGMVGSGLGAVGSGLSKAGKFMGKTFTSHSRKKSGSYTPVNSVQENGGAKPL; the protein is encoded by the exons GCAGTAGAGGTTAATCTAATGGGCTCCCTCAGTAGGGACGATCTAAAGAAAATGTGTGGCGATAATTTTCCTCAATGGATATCATTCCCAGTTTATGAACAG GTCAAATGGTTGAACAAACAATTGAGCAAACTTTGGCCATTTGTTGCTGAG GCAGCCGAGGCTATAATAAAAGAATCTGTTGAACCTCTTTTAGAAGACTATCGACCTCCTGGAATTACTTCATTGAAGTTCAGTAAATTGTCCTTGGGAACTGTATCACCTAAAATTGAAG GTATTCGtgttcaaaaatttaaaaaagatcAAATTACTATGGATATTGATCTTCGATGGGGTGGTGATCCCAATATTGTTTTAGGTGTGCAAGCTGCAATGGTTGCTTCTATACCCATTCAG TTAAAagatcttcagctttacacaaTTGTTCGTGTTATCTTCCAACTAGATGAAGAAATTCCTTGCATCTCAGCCGTTGTTGTTGCTTTACTTTCTGAG CCAAAGCCAAGAATTGATTATACTTTGAAGGCTATTGGTGGTAGTTTAACAGCTCTTCCTGGAATTTCGGATATGATTGAT GACACTGTAAACTCGATTGTTACAGATATGCTAGAATGGCCCCATAGAATTGTCGTTCCAATTGATGTAGCCGTGGATACTAG TGATTTGGAGCTTAAGCCACAGGGAAAGCTTATAGTGACCATAGTCAGGGGTAGTAGCTTAAAGAATCATGAAATGATTGGAAAATCTGATCCATATGCAGTTGTATATATTCGCCCACTATTTAAGCTGAAGACGAAAACCATCAACAACAACCTAAATCCGGTTTGGGACCAGACGTTTGAGTTGATTGCAGAAGACAAGGAGACTCAATCTCTTATCCTAGAG GTATTTGATAAAGACGTTGGACAAGATCAGCGAATGGGTGTTACAAAGTTGCCTCTGAATGAGCTGGTAGCGGAGAATCCGAAAGAAATTGAATTACGGTTACTGCCAAAACTCGACATGCTCAGAGTGAAAGATAAGAAAGATAGAGGAACTATCACAGTGAAG GTATTGTATCATGAGTTCAACAAAGAAGAGCAGTTAGCTTCTCTGGACGCAGAGAAAAAGATCCTAGAAGAAAGAAAGAGGTTGAAGGCAGAAGGGGTCATCGGCAGCACTATGGATGCGCTTGATGGAGCAGCATCAATCGTTGGTTCAGGCGTTGGCATGGTGGGCACAGGCCTTGGTGCAGGAGTAGGTATTGTCGGAACTGGGCTAGGTGCGGGTGCAGGGATGGTAGGAAGTGGTCTTGGAGCTGTTGGAAGTGGCCTAAGCAAAGCCGGAAAGTTTATGGGGAAGACCTTCACTAGCCATTCAAGGAAGAAGAGTGGTTCTTACACTCCAGTAAACTCTGTTCAAGAAAATGGAGGTGCTAAGCCACTCTAG
- the LOC129872705 gene encoding uncharacterized protein LOC129872705 yields MAYSLVSPNTFAVKLKIHCKICEKKLKNMMLKLQGVHSVKIDEKLGNLVISGTVDPTTILTMLEKLGRKAEVIWEQGQPINVQTITQSKVINSSNDSDIMTRQLEQLSRIQGLQTMEVTTTIRLTIQGESRNDASDNILEISTTNNLNKPGHQFEHSHGGGEFYAASSSCCGGHHDDAISHSHNFHGCCRGGNTSKNCCYSHRSLPMEYWGRAMAQPSDSQPSPALPAPSWSSGSSIASAPPLPSDYHYQVPPSSSSSMHHTYYNALSDENANGCVIQ; encoded by the coding sequence ATGGCATATTCATTGGTTTCTCCCAATACCTTTGCTGTGAAACTGAAAATACACTGCAAAATTTGTGAAAAGAAACTGAAAAACATGATGTTGAAATTACAAGGTGTCCACTCAgtcaaaattgatgaaaaactTGGAAATTTAGTCATTTCAGGCACAGTTGATCCTACAACAATTCTAACCATGTTAGAAAAACTTGGTAGAAAAGCAGAAGTTATATGGGAACAAGGACAACCGATAAACGTTCAGACTATCACACAATCAAAAGTGATTAATTCGTCGAATGATTCAGACATTATGACTCGTCAACTAGAGCAATTGTCTCGAATTCAAGGATTGCAAACTATGGAGGTAACAACAACTATCAGGTTGACTATCCAAGGAGAATCAAGAAATGACGCTAGTGATAATATCTTGGAAATTAGCACTACTAACAATTTGAACAAGCCTGGTCACCAATTTGAGCATTCACATGGTGGTGGTGAATTTTACGCGGCTTCTTCATCGTGTTGTGGTGGTCATCATGATGATGCTATAAGTCATAGTCATAATTTTCATGGATGTTGCCGGGGGGGTAATACAAGTAAAAATTGTTGTTACAGTCATCGCTCACTCCCAATGGAATATTGGGGTAGGGCGATGGCACAGCCCTCTGACTCTCAACCTTCACCTGCACTACCAGCACCATCGTGGTCAAGTGGTAGTTCTATTGCATCTGCCCCTCCTTTGCCATCAGATTATCATTATCAGGTGCcaccatcatcatcatcgtcaATGCATCACACCTACTACAATGCCTTAAGTGATGAGAATGCAAATGGCTGCGTAATCCAATGA
- the LOC129880669 gene encoding histone deacetylase complex subunit SAP18 produces MADVQRRGRPLPPPPPRGPLGPPPQRIAPRLVPVDREKTCPLLLRVFTKVGGHHNVNEFAVRGKEPKDEVQIYTWMDATLRELTDLVKEVAPEARRRDATLSFAFVYPDKRGRFVVREVGSTFSYPNMRRPDNGSKSLSELKFQIGDYLDVAILFQ; encoded by the exons ATGGCGGATGTTCAGAGAAGAGGAAGACCATTACCTCCTCCTCCACCCAGAGGTCCACTTGGTCCACCTCCTCAAAGGATTGCTCCACGCCTTGTACCAGTTGATCGCGAAAAG ACTTGTCCTCTATTGCTTCGTGTTTTCACTAAG GTTGGTGGCCATCACAATGTCAATGAATTTGCTGTGAGAGGCAAGGAACCCAAAGATGAGGTCCAAATCTATACATGGATGGATGCCACTCTGCGCGAACTAACTGATCTG GTTAAAGAGGTAGCTCCAGAAGCAAGACGAAGAGATGCAACTTTGTCCTTTGCTTTTGTCTATCCTGATAAAAGGGGGCGATTTGTCGTTAGAGAG GTGGGGAGTACGTTTTCTTACCCCAATATGAGGCGACCAGATAATGGCAGCAAATCATTGAGTGAACTTAAATTTCAG ATAGGAGATTACTTGGATGTGGCTATCCTATTCCAGTGA
- the LOC129876623 gene encoding cytochrome P450 78A9-like, translating into MTTNIESLWVFALATKCKIFNPINSMLFALVFLCVWLIINMIYWTHPGGPAWGKYNKLTKYLLVKNPIPGPKGLPFIGSMYMMTGLAHQKIAKTTEYLKAKRLMSFSVGETRFIVTCNHVVAKEILNSSAFVARPVNESAYGLMFDRAIGFAPYGVYWRTLRKIASTHMFCPKQIKTSEAQRFEIAKQIVASFNGSSCIRVRDVVKRASLNNMMCSVFGRKYSLVETYCNDETEEVSELVDEGYDLLGMLNWSDHLPWLAEFDPQKIQQRCSHLMPKVNRFVGRIIDEHRAQPSNVHRDFVDVLLSLQGAETLSDSDIIAVLWEMIFRGSDTVAILIEWILARMVLHPNVQSKVQEELDRITGRSRSVIESDITNMVYLQAVVNEVLRLHPPGPLLAWARLAIEDTTVDGYHVPAGTTAMVNMWAITRSAEVWTEPLEFKPERFMNEIESVVFSVLGSDLRLAPFGSGRRSCPGKILGLTTVTFWVASLLQKFEFRAPDGTTTVDLSEVLRLSCEMNNPLMVKVQSRNLNK; encoded by the exons atgacaaCAAACATAGAAAGCCTTTGGGTTTTTGCTTTAGCTACAAAATGCAAAATTTTCAACCCCATCAATTCCATGTTGTTTGCACTTGTTTTTCTTTGCGTCTGGTTAATCATAAACATGATTTACTGGACTCATCCTGGTGGTCCAGCTTGGGGTAAATATAACAAATTGACAAAATATTTACTAGTAAAAAATCCAATTCCTGGTCCAAAAGGCTTACCTTTTATAGGTAGCATGTACATGATGACTGGTTTAGCACATCAAAAAATCGCGAAAACGACTGAATATCTCAAAGCTAAACGTCTCATGTCGTTCAGCGTAGGTGAAACCAGATTCATCGTAACATGTAATCATGTCGTAGCAAAAGAAATATTGAACAGTTCAGCGTTTGTTGCGCGTCCAGTTAATGAGTCAGCCTATGGGTTAATGTTCGATAGAGCAATTGGTTTTGCTCCTTACGGTGTCTACTGGcgaacacttagaaaaattgcATCCACACATATGTTTTGTCCGAAACAGATTAAAACATCCGAAGCTCAACGATTTGAAATCGCCAAACAGATAGTGGCAAGTTTTAACGGGAGTTCATGTATACGGGTTCGGGATGTAGTGAAAAGGGCTTCTTTAAATAATATGATGTGTTCTGTTTTTGGGCGAAAGTATAGTCTCGTTGAGACTTATTGTAACGATGAGACTGAGGAGGTGAGCGAACTAGTCGATGAAGGTTACGATCTTTTGGGAATGCTTAATTGGTCTGATCATCTACCTTGGTTGGCTGAATTTGATCCACAGAAAATTCAGCAAAGGTGCTCACATCTAATGCCTAAAGTGAATCGGTTCGTGGGCAGGATCATCGATGAACATCGGGCTCAACCTAGTAACGTTCATCGTGATTTTGTGGATGTTTTGCTTTCTCTTCAAGGCGCGGAAACATTATCAGACTCTGATATTATCGCTGTGCTTTGG GAGATGATATTCAGGGGGAGTGATACGGTGGCAATTTTAATAGAGTGGATATTAGCACGGATGGTACTTCATCCTAATGTTCAATCAAAGGTACAAGAGGAGCTAGACAGGATTACCGGAAGATCGCGGTCTGTGATTGAGTCTGATATAACCAACATGGTTTATCTACAAGCCGTAGTGAACGAAGTACTTAGGTTGCACCCTCCGGGCCCACTACTGGCCTGGGCCCGTCTCGCGATAGAGGACACAACAGTGGATGGGTATCACGTTCCTGCAGGGACCACTGCTATGGTCAACATGTGGGCCATAACAAGGAGTGCAGAGGTTTGGACAGAACCACTTGAGTTTAAGCCCGAAAGGTTCATGAACGAGATTGAATCCGTAGTGTTTTCGGTGCTGGGGTCTGACCTGAGATTGGCACCATTTGGTTCCGGAAGACGAAGTTGTCCTGGAAAGATACTTGGCTTGACCACAGTCACTTTTTGGGTAGCATCGCTTTTGCAAAAGTTCGAATTCAGGGCTCCTGATGGAACCACAACAGTTGATTTGTCTGAAGTACTAAGGCTTTCCTGTGAAATGAACAACCCACTGATGGTGAAGGTGCAATCaagaaatttaaataaataa